A window of Puntigrus tetrazona isolate hp1 chromosome 11, ASM1883169v1, whole genome shotgun sequence contains these coding sequences:
- the LOC122354489 gene encoding protein FAM126B isoform X1 yields MLCSERGVVEEWLSEFKTLPDDQIRSYSGSLRLKKALVPALYAVIQEQPSSELLAPVCHQLFELYRSSEEGLRRFTLQFLPELIWVYLRHSASRERYRNGCVEALLLGIYNLEIVDSKGNGKLLSFTIPSLSKPSIYHEPSSLGSMALTEGALNQHDLIRVVYSGLLSQRETFTSQNRFEVLSFLMLCYNSAVVFMPASSHQSVCRMSTRLCVSGYPRQQQKSWKEPCNRVRLEPEFMVQMLTAVYHAIYNGQWDLGREALDDILYRAQLDLHAQPLLVANAISRSLPSRPPEGARNLLEVEVTPTGRCVSQAAVTAASIRRLRWKREDADGVSCGEDSFDPDEGFSSGASSSSQPSSVKRDWVITGVRPFRDPGARQRESTSADTRAALRSLHQRHQSPPPAISLRTAESSRSPSPSAPRRFLDPHYIPPFAGAPPKTSSTSSSKSLDCTGLNGSSGPTDSLSLGSLSADRAHYLSAISLQDERLGRTTRSQDLLSPGSPYSSGSPLSKQSRSPSFNMQIISQV; encoded by the exons ATGCTCTGCTCGGAGCGTGGCGTGGTGGAGGAATGGCTCTCAGAGTTCAAG ACGTTACCTGACGACCAAATCCGCAGCTATTCTGGCAGCCTGCGTCTGAAGAAAGCTCTTGTACCTGCTCTCTACGCTGTTATTCAGGAGCAGCCCAGCAGTGAG CTGCTGGCTCCGGTGTGTCATCAGCTGTTTGAGTTGTACCGGAGCTCCGAGGAGGGTTTGCGGCGGTTTACTTTACAGTTCCTGCCTGAGCTCATCTGGGTGTACTTGCGGCATTCTGCCAGCAGAGAGCGCTACCGCAACGGCTGTGTGGAGGCCCTGCTCCTGGGGATATACAACCTG GAAATTGTGGACAGCAAAGGAAATGGAAAGCTGCTGTCGTTCACCATACCGTCTCTCTCCAAGCCTTCAATATACCATGAG CCATCCAGCCTGGGGTCCATGGCATTAACCGAGGGAGCCCTGAACCAGCACGACCTCATCCGGGTGGTCTACAGCGGTCTGCTGTCTCAGAGAGAGACGTTTACCTCACAGAACAG ATTTGAGGTGCTGTCTTTTCTGATGCTCTGCTACAACTCCGCTGTGGTGTTTATGCCTGCGTCGTCCCACCAATCGGTTTGCAGAATGAGCACACG ACTGTGTGTGAGCGGTTACCCGCGGCAGCAGCAGAAGTCGTGGAAGGAGCCGTGTAACCGCGTACGACTGGAGCCGGAGTTTATGGTGCAGATGCTGACTGCTGTTTACCACGCCAT TTATAATGGGCAGTGGGATCTGGGGAGGGAAGCTTTGGATGACATCCTCTACCGAGCACAGCTAGACCTCCATGCCCAGCCATTACTG GTGGCGAATGCAATTAGTCGCTCACTTCCGTCTCGTCCTCCGGAGGGTGCGCGGAACCTTCTGGAGGTGGAAGTAACGCCTACCGGGAGATGTGTCTCACAGGCAGCTGTCACTGCCGCCTCCATTCGTCGCCTTCGCTGGAAACGAGAGG ATGCCGACGGCGTGAGCTGTGGGGAGGACTCTTTTGACCCAGACGAAGGGTTTTCCTCTGGGGCTTCCAGCAGCAGCCAGCCCAGCAGTGTGAAGCGAGACTGGGTCATAACGGGCGTCCGACCTTTCCGAGATCCGGGAGCCAGGCAGAGGGAGAGCACATCGGCCGACACCAGAGCCGCCCTCCGAAGCCTCCACCAGCGGCACCAGTCGCCTCCTCCTGCCATCAGCCTCCGTACAGCAGAAAGCAGTCGCAGCCCGAGTCCCAGCGCTCCCAGACGCTTTCTGGACCCGCATTACATCCCTCCCTTCGCTGGTGCGCCGCCTAAAACCAGCAGCACGTCTTCTAGCAAGTCTCTTGACTGTACCGGCCTAAACGGCTCATCGGGACCTACAGATAGCCTTTCGCTGGGAAGCCTCAGTGCTGACAGGGCACATTATCTGTCAGCCATCAGCTTGCAGGATGAACGACTTGGGCGAACGACGCGGAGCCAGGATCTTCTGTCCCCTGGGAGTCCGTACTCCTCTGGAAGCCCATTGTCCAAACAGTCTCGATCACCCAGTTTTAATATGCAGATTATATCACAGGTGTAG
- the LOC122354489 gene encoding protein FAM126B isoform X2, translating to MLCSERGVVEEWLSEFKTLPDDQIRSYSGSLRLKKALVPALYAVIQEQPSSELLAPVCHQLFELYRSSEEGLRRFTLQFLPELIWVYLRHSASRERYRNGCVEALLLGIYNLEIVDSKGNGKLLSFTIPSLSKPSIYHEPSSLGSMALTEGALNQHDLIRVVYSGLLSQRETFTSQNRFEVLSFLMLCYNSAVVFMPASSHQSVCRMSTRLCVSGYPRQQQKSWKEPCNRVRLEPEFMVQMLTAVYHAIYNGQWDLGREALDDILYRAQLDLHAQPLLVANAISRSLPSRPPEGARNLLEVEVTPTGRCVSQAAVTAASIRRLRWKREDCFDFSTSTEFYASITPSRYTPPERPDNPVAHGRIKCTIHLTLQGGRQGSGTSHL from the exons ATGCTCTGCTCGGAGCGTGGCGTGGTGGAGGAATGGCTCTCAGAGTTCAAG ACGTTACCTGACGACCAAATCCGCAGCTATTCTGGCAGCCTGCGTCTGAAGAAAGCTCTTGTACCTGCTCTCTACGCTGTTATTCAGGAGCAGCCCAGCAGTGAG CTGCTGGCTCCGGTGTGTCATCAGCTGTTTGAGTTGTACCGGAGCTCCGAGGAGGGTTTGCGGCGGTTTACTTTACAGTTCCTGCCTGAGCTCATCTGGGTGTACTTGCGGCATTCTGCCAGCAGAGAGCGCTACCGCAACGGCTGTGTGGAGGCCCTGCTCCTGGGGATATACAACCTG GAAATTGTGGACAGCAAAGGAAATGGAAAGCTGCTGTCGTTCACCATACCGTCTCTCTCCAAGCCTTCAATATACCATGAG CCATCCAGCCTGGGGTCCATGGCATTAACCGAGGGAGCCCTGAACCAGCACGACCTCATCCGGGTGGTCTACAGCGGTCTGCTGTCTCAGAGAGAGACGTTTACCTCACAGAACAG ATTTGAGGTGCTGTCTTTTCTGATGCTCTGCTACAACTCCGCTGTGGTGTTTATGCCTGCGTCGTCCCACCAATCGGTTTGCAGAATGAGCACACG ACTGTGTGTGAGCGGTTACCCGCGGCAGCAGCAGAAGTCGTGGAAGGAGCCGTGTAACCGCGTACGACTGGAGCCGGAGTTTATGGTGCAGATGCTGACTGCTGTTTACCACGCCAT TTATAATGGGCAGTGGGATCTGGGGAGGGAAGCTTTGGATGACATCCTCTACCGAGCACAGCTAGACCTCCATGCCCAGCCATTACTG GTGGCGAATGCAATTAGTCGCTCACTTCCGTCTCGTCCTCCGGAGGGTGCGCGGAACCTTCTGGAGGTGGAAGTAACGCCTACCGGGAGATGTGTCTCACAGGCAGCTGTCACTGCCGCCTCCATTCGTCGCCTTCGCTGGAAACGAGAGG ATTGTTTTGATTTCTCAACCTCGACTGAATTCTACGCCTCCATCACCCCCAGCCGATACACCCCCCCGGAGAGACCAGACAATCCTGTGGCACACGGGCGGATAAAGTGCACCATTCACCTAACCTTGCAAGGGGGTAGGCAGGGCTCAGGAACATCTCACCTTTAG
- the zgc:162816 gene encoding D-threo-3-hydroxyaspartate dehydratase isoform X1 has translation MSAVEFIKDLCTPALIVDLDKVNRNAEGMLERFHKLGVQLRPHMKTHKTLQCADIMTGGSRRCIVVSTLAEASFYADNGYDDILYAYPLPFDKVERCAELSEKLSLFHVVVDNRLALQELKKRPLKRGKVWKVWMKLDCDNGRAGVPHCDPTALQLALDIWDTSGVELTGIYAHCGNTYACQGEEQIKAVAQETTTIVLQFMEKLKAAGKQGVKSSIGSTPSCSHPVSDMAMLSEVHPGNYIFYDVQQSLIGSCTLEDVAVRVLTRVIGHYPHRNQLLVDCGWTALSHDGGGRLPTGYAVIEGHPELKLLSMTQEHGRVEPISGKLDFKQFPLGSLLKLMPYHACATAMMHPVYFVHSEGKIVDAWKPTRGW, from the exons ATGTCTGCTGTTGAGTTCATCAAAGACCTTTGTACTCCGGCGCTGATCGTTGACCTGGATAAAGTGAACAGAAACGCTGAAGGCATGCTGGAGCGCTTCCACAAGCTAGGAGTTCAGCTCCGACCtcacatgaaaacacacaaaacact GCAATGTGCGGACATCATGACAGGAGGCTCCCGTCGCTGTATTGTTGTGTCCACTCTAGCCGAGGCATCTTTCTACGCTGATAACGGCTACGACGATATACTCTATGCATACCCTCTGCCATTTGATAAAGTGGAGCGCTGTGCCGAGCTGTCCGAGAAACTTTCTCTCTTCCACGTCGTGGTGGACAACCGCCTCGCCCTGCAGGAGCTGAAGAAGAGACCTCTGAAACGGGGAAAAGTCTGGAAGGTGTGGATGAAACTGGACTGTGACAATGGGAGAG ctgGTGTTCCTCATTGTGACCCGACTGCACTGCAGCTTGCCCTGGACATCTGGGATACTTCAGGGGTGGAGCTGACGGGAATTTACGCCCACTGCGGGAACACCTACGCCTGTCAGGGGGAGGAGCAAATCAAAGCCGTCGCTCAGGAAACCACTACCATTGTGCTACAGTTCATGGAGAA GTTGAAGGCTGCTGGAAAACAAGGTGTCAAATCCAGCATTGGCTCCACCCCTTCCTGTAGCCACCCGGTCTCAGACATGGCCATGCTGAGTGAGGTGCATCCTGGGAACTACATATTTTATG ATGTGCAGCAGTCCCTCATTGGGTCCTGTACACTCGAGGACGTTGCGGTACGGGTGCTGACACGGGTCATAGGTCACTACCCACACAGGAATCAGCTACTTGTAGATTGTGGGTGGACGGCACTGAGTCATGATGGTGGGGGGCGCTTACCTACAGGATACGCCGTCATCGAAGGACACCCAGAACTCAA ACTCCTGTCTATGACTCAGGAACACGGCAGGGTGGAGCCCATCTCTGGAAAACTGGACTTCAAGCAGTTCCCACTGGGGTCACTCCTCAAACTCATGCCTTACCAT GCTTGTGCTACAGCTATGATGCATCCGGTTTATTTTGTCCATTCTGAAGGGAAGATTGTAGACGCCTGGAAACCCACCCGAGGCTGGTAA
- the zgc:162816 gene encoding D-threo-3-hydroxyaspartate dehydratase isoform X2, producing the protein MSAVEFIKDLCTPALIVDLDKVNRNAEGMLERFHKLGVQLRPHMKTHKTLQCADIMTGGSRRCIVVSTLAEASFYADNGYDDILYAYPLPFDKVERCAELSEKLSLFHVVVDNRLALQELKKRPLKRGKVWKVWMKLDCDNGRAGVPHCDPTALQLALDIWDTSGVELTGIYAHCGNTYACQGEEQIKAVAQETTTIVLQFMEKLKAAGKQGVKSSIGSTPSCSHPVSDMAMLSEVHPGNYIFYDVQQSLIGSCTLEDVAVRVLTRVIGHYPHRNQLLVDCGWTALSHDGGGRLPTGYAVIEGHPELKLVLQL; encoded by the exons ATGTCTGCTGTTGAGTTCATCAAAGACCTTTGTACTCCGGCGCTGATCGTTGACCTGGATAAAGTGAACAGAAACGCTGAAGGCATGCTGGAGCGCTTCCACAAGCTAGGAGTTCAGCTCCGACCtcacatgaaaacacacaaaacact GCAATGTGCGGACATCATGACAGGAGGCTCCCGTCGCTGTATTGTTGTGTCCACTCTAGCCGAGGCATCTTTCTACGCTGATAACGGCTACGACGATATACTCTATGCATACCCTCTGCCATTTGATAAAGTGGAGCGCTGTGCCGAGCTGTCCGAGAAACTTTCTCTCTTCCACGTCGTGGTGGACAACCGCCTCGCCCTGCAGGAGCTGAAGAAGAGACCTCTGAAACGGGGAAAAGTCTGGAAGGTGTGGATGAAACTGGACTGTGACAATGGGAGAG ctgGTGTTCCTCATTGTGACCCGACTGCACTGCAGCTTGCCCTGGACATCTGGGATACTTCAGGGGTGGAGCTGACGGGAATTTACGCCCACTGCGGGAACACCTACGCCTGTCAGGGGGAGGAGCAAATCAAAGCCGTCGCTCAGGAAACCACTACCATTGTGCTACAGTTCATGGAGAA GTTGAAGGCTGCTGGAAAACAAGGTGTCAAATCCAGCATTGGCTCCACCCCTTCCTGTAGCCACCCGGTCTCAGACATGGCCATGCTGAGTGAGGTGCATCCTGGGAACTACATATTTTATG ATGTGCAGCAGTCCCTCATTGGGTCCTGTACACTCGAGGACGTTGCGGTACGGGTGCTGACACGGGTCATAGGTCACTACCCACACAGGAATCAGCTACTTGTAGATTGTGGGTGGACGGCACTGAGTCATGATGGTGGGGGGCGCTTACCTACAGGATACGCCGTCATCGAAGGACACCCAGAACTCAA GCTTGTGCTACAGCTATGA